The window cctccaaacccttccctttagtttcttgcaagttgcatgctttaatttccgctgcctatacactctttgcatgcttgcttgaattgtgtgatgattgcttgacttgtcctaaaatagttaaaatctgccaaactctaaaattgggaaaaggttaagtttttagttggtcaagtagtctaatcacccccctctagacatacttcaaggtcctacacaactTCACCCTCGACTCACAACCGGAGCCCGGTCTTTTAGTCCAAATTGCAAGTCCACCTTCAACTCGCAATGGGGACCAATTTTTTTGTAccaattgcaagtccaccattGACTCAACTGGGTTGTAAGTCCACCTTTGACTCGCAACTGGGCCTaatccagttgcaagtccaccatcgactcacAACTGGAGCCCAACCTTTTTTCCCAATTGATAGTCCAACCCGACTCACAATCggagtcaaccttttttttatcccGGTTGAAAGTCTACCATCGACTCACAACTGGCCCAACCTTTTTTGTCTGAGTTGGAAGCCCACCTTGACTTGCAATTAGAGCCCGGCCTCTTtttgtctcagttgcaagtccaccctcgactcataACTGGGGCCCAACACTTTTTTGTCCTAATTGCAAGTCTATCCTCTAATCGCAACTAGTGTGTGAccgtttttgtcccagttgcaggtccacccttgactcgcaactgtgCCCCGACCCGGTTTTGTCCTCGTTGCTAGTCCACCCTCGGCTCTCAACTAGGGCTCAACCTTTTTTCCAGTGGCAAGTCCACATTCGACTCGTAACTGGGGTCCGACCTTTTTTTGTCTCAGTTGCAATCCCACTCTCGAGTCGTAACTGGGGCCCGACCTTCTttgtgtcccagttgcaagtccatcctcaacTCACAACTAAGGCCAGATCTTTTTTTATCCCAATTTTattaaaaattcatgaacatttgtcTTAGaattatgaactttttttaaatcaaGATTTTCATGTTTGTTGTTTAAAAAAattaatgaactttttccaaatttcttGACATGTTTTTCACAAACATATTTTTTCGTATTCGCTATCTTCTTTGATTtgtgaaaattttcaaatttctcACTCCTTTCTAATTTGTGGACTTTTAAAATTTGCAAATATTTCTTTTATTTCACCAAATAGTTTATAAAAAACAGAGAAAAAAACATCACAACATTTCTCACGAGCTCTACATCGAGACACCTCATATTTTCGCCAAGGAGACCCAGTGTTTTACCAATTCTTCATATGTACATTCATCAAGCCACATAAGGAGACCCACTGTTTTACCAATTCTTCATATGTACATTCATCAAGCCACATGCAATGGTTCAAACATGCCAAACTCTAAATGTAGCCAAGTCACGACACGGGACAAGCTGTAGCCAGAAGCCCAGATCCACCCATGAACAACTTGTTTTTTCTGTTTTGTGCAACAACAACAAAACCCAACCAACAACAGAAACAACCAAGACTAAAAAGCCAATATTTATCTTCCGATGTGCAATGATGTCATAGTTAGATGTGAGATATTATCTTAAATTTAGATATGCCATATAATGCATGTACACATATACTGTGTACATTGTAATTGGTacaccctccgtccgaaaatatttgtcatcaaaatggatgaaaaatgatgtatctagacgtacttgtcatcaaaatggatgaaaaatgatgtatctaaaactaaaatatgtctagatatatTTTTTTATTCATTCTGATggcaagtattttcgaacggagagACTACTGTAttaaaaaacaaataaaaacagaTATTTGGTTTCAAAAAGCTCTCGAGGGACCATTAACACTCACTCCGCCCGTAACGCCACCAAACCTGGCCAAAGCCTGGCATGACATTCTGCCAACCGGGCCCCAACCTAGAAAAACCTCCAAATGTCGTGTGCGTGCGGTGCACAACCTAGGGCAGAGTAGAACTGGTCTGGTCCAGCTCCACGCCTAGTCGCCTCCACCGTTTGCACCTCCCCTGCTTTGCTTTATATAACGACCGGCCGTGCGATCGATCCACCCCCATCCACGGCTTCCATCCCATCCCCGAATCTCACTTCGCACTTCGAAAACAAAACGCACccatctcctccttctcctccaggtgctccgcgccggccgccgccgcgcatAGGTTAGCCCATCGCCCGATCCATCGATTCCATTCCAGCGACGGCGCTGCTGCAAGGTCGTGGTCGCAGGATGGTGGTCGGTTTCCGCCGCACGATCTCGTTCCCCGCGCCCAAGtccgcgccggcggcggcggcggggtcgaatGGGAAGTCCGCGGCCGGCTACCGCGTCCGCTCGGCGAGCTTGCCATGCCGTTTCCACCCTCTGGTGCTCCAGCTCGACGAAGACGTGGCGGCGCTGCGCGATCTGGCGGGGGGTCTGGCGTCGGCCGCGTCGGCGCGCTCGATCGCGGAGGCCGCGGAGCAGCTGGGGCGGGTGCTGGTGTCGCTCTCCGAGCTGCTCCACCACCCGCAGGCCCAGGAGCCGCTGCGGCGGCTCGGCCGGTCGCCGTTCGCGGAGCGGCTGCTGGACGACTTACTCCGCCTGGCCGACGCGCACGGCAGCTTCCGCGACGTGCTGGTCGCGCTCACCGCGCTCCAGGCCGAGGCGCGCGCGGCGCTGCGGCGCGAGGACCCGGCGCGCCTGGCGTCCGCCGCGCGCGGGCTTCGTCGGTCCGGCCGCGACCTCCCGCGGATCGCCTCCTCCGCCCGCGCCGTAGCCGGTAAGGCGCCGCCTCCTGCGCCCGCGGGCCTCCCGTCGGACGCGGCCGCTCTTGCCGCCGCCATCGTCGACGCGGCGGCGGCCGTCGCGTCTGCCTCGGCCGCGGTCTTCTCCGGCGTGTCCGCCCTGTCCATTGCCGCTGCCATGGCCCGCGTCGACGTCGTCAGCGCACCGtgctggatgccctctccggcaagGTTCGCCTCCTCGTCGGCCGCGCCGAGAACCGGCCACCACATCGTCACCACCAAGCCCTCTTCCATGCGCATATGGTGGGTCGCCGACCTGATGCGCTGGATGTCGCGTGCGAAGCGCCGGTCGGCGAGCAAGCAGCACGCCGACGACGGCTCCTCCACCAAGCAGCCCCAGCCTGACGCGGCCCTGGTCGACCTAGACCCGGAGGAGGAGGACCGGAAGGCGGCGTTTGAGCGCATGGACAACCTCGGGCGGTGCATTGCGGACGTGGAGAACAGCGGCGAGAACGTCTTTCGCGCTCTCGTCAACACCAGAGTCTCCCTGCTCAACATTCTCAGCCCAAGCTTCTGAAGAATAGTGATCCGCAGACGTTGAAGTCATCAACAGTCTCTCGACTTATGTGATGAAATTTGTATATAGAAATGGTCGGCTTGTTTAGCTTAGTACTCCAGTACCACCAGTAGAACATCAATTGCAGCCGAAGTAAAAGAGATTTCCGTTTTGTGTTGCCAACTCTGCATATTTGAAGAACATCTTCAGAAATTACCGTTTCGCAACGCAGGACGCGCAGCCTGAGCCGCCGGGAGTTCAAGACTAGACACGCGCGCGCTTTTGGCTGGGACGAGTGGCGAACGATGGGTTCATTCCGGATCGTTGGTTGGGATTGGTGGGGTCACGTGGATGGAATCATACGAGATCGGTATGGCGATCTTGGACGTGCTTTCTCCAGCACGATTCGATCGTAGGGCGCTCGACGCTGGCGCCAATCACGCCGATCGAATGATCTGCCTGCCGTCGTGGGCTATGGCAGCCCGTTCTGGCCGTTTTCCTTTCCCGCTTTCTCTATGCCAAGCTTCAGGTTTGAAGTCCAATGCTGTCCCTGGGCAGTGAGGCAGGTCGCCAGGGGTCATGGCTGGCAACAGCAAGGAGAGGAGATGGCAATGGCATCCCAAAATAAGACCACGTGCGATGCGAAATCGTTGAGATTTGGCGACGTCTCCGTAGCTTCTATTATGCGACTCTGAAAGTGGTGATCCATGATCGGCGACGACGAGAGCGATTAGCGATTAGTGTAGTAGTTTTGAGTGTTCGAGGAATCTGCTGAATCACGTTACGTGCATCTTTGGGAGTAATGCCAAGGGAGGCAACTTAATCAAGTCCATCACTCAACCCACGTACTCACTCCATAACTAGTAATTCTTTTTGCCGaaatccgtaaactaatataaaagccttTAGATAATCAGAGGGAGTACTTATGAAGCTGCTAACATGAAAGTTCTTACTACTACCACCAGCTCTGTTGTGGTCAGGGGATTCGCTTCCGCTAGTAGTACTACTAGTGGCTTCGCCAAATGATTGACTCACGCATTGAGGTACAAATGGCATATCTCATTGTTACTGTGTCTAGTTGGAGTGTTCCAGCGGATTGTTTTTGGTTCCCCTgacatgttttttttttgaaagatcggGGTTGTCCGGCTTCATTAATTTAGAATTGATTTAGAAGGAAGCAATGGGAAACAAGGTGATCAAGCGATCAGTGGGGTGTTACATAGAGAAAGAGAAAAGCAAAAACGAAAGGATGCACGGCCACTATCTCATGTTTGGGTCCCCGAACGGGGGCTCTAGGCAGACTGCTCCGGCCAGTCTCCATTGCTCGATGTTTGTGCGGATGGCACAGATGATATCTTCGCTCGAAGGAGTCTTGGCTCCAAACACGCAATTGTTCCTCTCCTTTCAGATTTCCCATGGGACCATCAATAGCATTGATCTGACGCCGTGCTTGTGAGCTTTCGGAATCAGGTTGATCATTTTTTGACAGCGAGTGATCGACGATCTGCCTTGTGCCCACGGGAGGTGGAGCATGGCACAACCCTGCCATGAGGCAACTCGTTGCCAGATTACAGCAGAGAATGGGCACTCCCACATCAGGTGAAAGGATGTTTCCAAATTTCTCATGCAAAGCGGGTAGAAGTAACCGTTCGACCAACCTCTTCTCTGCAGACGATCATTGACCCATAATTTGTTGCGGTGCAGCAGCCCAGGCAAATAGCTTCACATTGTCGGGGGCCcaacttttccatattattgacttGAAACCAGTGGTCGTTGGGGACTGATGGAACTTGAAGCGATATGTTGCCAGTGTGGTGTAAGCATTGCCTCCTCCCGCCGTCCATCGAATTTGGCCCGACAGCTCTTCGTGAATCACAACGCCCGGGGTTTGAATTCTTCTCCAGAGCTGCAGAAATTCATTCTCGATTTCCAGTGTGTTACCGTGCTGCAGGTCTCTAATCCATTGCTCATTGAGGAGGGCCGCAGCCACAATTCCGTTTTTTCTTCTAGAGTGCTTGAAGAGGGCTGGGTAGGATGAGTAGAGAGGGGTCGGTCCGAGCCATGAGCATTTCCAGAAACTTGCGGACTGCCCATTGCCAATGGTGACCTGGGTGGCCCTAGCGAACAAAAACTGGTCCTTGGGGTCAGTGTCGATAGGGAAGGCCCTCCAAGGCCGATTTGGTTCCTGCCAGGACTGCCAGAGCCAACGCAGGCGAAGGGCGGAGCCGAATCGTTGGAGGTTTGGCATGCCCAGTCCTCCCTTGTCGACCGCCGAGCATACTAAATCCCAGGCTACCTTGCATTTGCCACCTGCCAGAGCTTCGTCTTGAGCCCAAAGAAATCTGCGTCTCGACTTGTCCAACTCTTTGAGGATCTTTTTGGGGACCTTGAGCACCGTGAGTGCATAGGTAGGCAACGCAAACAGGACGGCATGCACCAACACTCGACGGCCAGCCAAATTCATCAGTTTCCCCTTCCGACCCGCAAGGCAGGCGCGGACAAGGTCAATCAAGAACTGAAGCTGCACCAGACGCAGTTTTCTCGGGGATAGCGGCAGACCTACATAAGTTGTCGGAAATGCAGCAGTCTGACCTTTGAACTCCTGTAGCACATCCGGCAAGGACACCTGATCACAGTTTATAGGTATGACCGTTGATTTCTCCTAATTCAGTTTCAGTCCTATGGCTTGACCAAAAGAAATCAGCAGCTGAAGCAAGTTGTCCACTTCTTCCTTGATTGGATTTGCGAAAATGACTGCATCGTCCGATAAAGGCTTATCCTCAAATTCATTCCGCGACCCGGAAGGGGGGCCAGCACGCCACGATCGCCGGCAGCTTCCAGCAGCCAGTGGAGAGGGTCGATCGCCATGATGAACGGCAGAGGGGAGAGGGAGTCGCCTTGCCTCAGCCCCTTGCCGTGCTTGAAGGAGGGCCCCATGATGCCATTGAGGAGGCAGGAAGGAGAGGCAGAGCTGAACATCGGCGCCATCCAATCCCTCCATTTAGATGGAAAACCCATCTGCTGCATGAGTTCGAGCATGTATTCCCAGCAGATGGAATTGAATGCTTTGGCGATATCCAGCTTGAAAAACAGAGCGCTTTTCTTGTGATGGTGCAACATCTTGATGCAACTTTGAACGTATAGATAACTGTCATGAATACATTTGCCCTTTTGAAAACCAGATTGCACCGGGGAGATGGTGTTTCTGAGAGCACCAGCCAGCTTGATGGAGAGGACCTTGGAAATGGGCTTTGCCACAGAGTGAATGAGGCCGATTGGTCTGTAGTGACCCAGTTGACTTGCTCCGTTCTTTTTAGGCAACAGGCCGATGAGCGCAGTATTGATCTCGGTGAAGTTCTGACCAGCCAGTTGATGGAATTTGTGGAATGCTGCCATGATCTCGTCTTGGATTATTGGCCAACAAGACTTGTAGAATTGACCCGGGAACCCGTTAGTA is drawn from Triticum dicoccoides isolate Atlit2015 ecotype Zavitan chromosome 6B, WEW_v2.0, whole genome shotgun sequence and contains these coding sequences:
- the LOC119321117 gene encoding uncharacterized protein LOC119321117 — protein: MVVGFRRTISFPAPKSAPAAAAGSNGKSAAGYRVRSASLPCRFHPLVLQLDEDVAALRDLAGGLASAASARSIAEAAEQLGRVLVSLSELLHHPQAQEPLRRLGRSPFAERLLDDLLRLADAHGSFRDVLVALTALQAEARAALRREDPARLASAARGLRRSGRDLPRIASSARAVAGKAPPPAPAGLPSDAAALAAAIVDAAAAVASASAAVFSGVSALSIAAAMARVDVVSAPCWMPSPARFASSSAAPRTGHHIVTTKPSSMRIWWVADLMRWMSRAKRRSASKQHADDGSSTKQPQPDAALVDLDPEEEDRKAAFERMDNLGRCIADVENSGENVFRALVNTRVSLLNILSPSF